One part of the Rhea pennata isolate bPtePen1 chromosome 29, bPtePen1.pri, whole genome shotgun sequence genome encodes these proteins:
- the CTDSP2 gene encoding carboxy-terminal domain RNA polymerase II polypeptide A small phosphatase 2 — MESGSVIAQVQREEAPRLPAPGFGSRSSPKKPRGRSIFKALFCCLRAQNGGQGGCGAEHGACKEEPNTVAKSDLLPCLQYQFYQIPGTCLLPEATQQDQGRICVVIDLDETLVHSSFKPISNADFIVPVEIEGTTHQVYVLKRPFVDEFLRRMGELFECVLFTASLAKYADPVTDLLDQRGVFRARLFRESCVFHQGCYVKDLSLLGRDLHKTLILDNSPASYIFHPGNAVPVQSWFDDMADTELLNLIPIFEELSEAEDVYASLGQLRAP; from the exons ATGGAAAGCGGCTCCGTCATCGCCCAGGTGCAGCGGGAGGaggcgccgcggctccccgcgcccg GCTTCGGCTCCAGGTCTTCCCCCAAGAAACCCCGCGGCCGGAGCATCTTCAAAGCGCTTTTCTGTTGCCTCCGCGCCCAGAATGGGGGCcaggggggctgcggggccgagCACGGGGCCTGCAAGGAGGAGCCCAACACCGTCGCCAAG TCCGATCTCTTGCCGTGTCTCCAGTACCAGTTCTACCAG ATCCCCGGGACCTGCCTCCTGCCCGAGGCGACGCAGCAGGACCAGGGCCGGATCTGCGTGGTCATCGACCTCGACGAGACGCTGGTGCACAGCTCCTTCAAG CCCATCAGCAATGCAGACTTCATCGTGCCCGTGGAGATCGAGGGGACCACGCACCAG GTCTACGTGCTCAAAAGGCCGTTTGTGGACGAGTTCCTGCGGCGCATGGGGGAGCTCTTCGAGTGCGTCCTCTTCACCGCCAGCCTGGCCAAG TACGCCGACCCAGTGACCGACCTCCTGGACCAGCGCGGAGTCTTCCGGGCTCGGCTCTTCCGGGAATCCTGCGTCTTCCACCAGGGCTGTTACGTGAAGGACCTGAGTTTGCTGGGCCGGGACCTGCACAAGACCCTCATCCTGGACAACTCACCTGCCTCCTACATCTTCCACCCCGGCAACGCG GTCCCTGTCCAGTCCTGGTTCGATGACATGGCAGACACGGAGCTGCTCAACCTCATCCCCATCTTCGAGGAGCTCAGTGAGGCGGAGGACGTTTATGCCAGCCTCGGCCAGCTGCGGGCACCCTAG
- the TSFM gene encoding elongation factor Ts, mitochondrial gives MQRVALGAVARALLGAPARLFRAAPQALAADKEALMRLRRKTGLSFVHCRQALLRFEGDLAQAEAWLNEQAQKEGWSKATKLQGRRTKEGLIGLLQEGNVAVMVEVNCETDFVARNAKFQQLVQQVVLGTMFHCRGAAEQLTSYTKHFLKSDELSQLRTGSGGGLLSDQVALAIGKLGENMTLRRAAWLAVPEDCYIASYVHGSLPASAAPAAAVAMGKYGALVACRLAEPCAKGSLRDVGRKLAQHVVGMAPLSVGSPEDEPGGETETRMLAQTFLLDPTVTLGQFIQPRRLAVLDFVRFECGEEAEQPRAA, from the exons atGCAGCGGGTGGCGCTGGGCGCGGTGGCCCGG gccCTGCTCggggccccggcccggctctTCCGAGCCGCCCCGCAGGCGCTGGCGGCCGACAAGGAGGCGCTGATGAGGCTGCGGCGGAAAACGGGGCTCTCGTTCGTGCACTGCCGGCAGGCGCTGCTCCGCTTCGAGGGTGACCTGGCACAG GCCGAGGCCTGGCTCAATGAGCAGGCCCAGAAGGAAGGATGGAGCAAAGCCACCAAGTTGCAGGGGCGGAGGACCAAGGAGGGCCTCATCGGGCTGCTGCAGGAGGGCAACGTGGCCGTCATGGTGGAG GTGAACTGCGAGACAGATTTCGTGGCCAGGAATGCCAAGTTTCAGCAGCTGGTGCAGCAGGTCGTGCTGGGCACCATGTTCCACTGCCGAGGCGCCGCAGAGCAGCTGACGTCCTACACTAAG cattttctgaagtCGGATGAGCTGTCCCAGCTCCGGACGGGGTCCGGCGGGGGCCTGCTCAGTGACCAGGTGGCTCTGGCAATAG GCAAGCTGGGAGAGAACATGACGCTGCGGCGGGCCGCCTGGCTGGCCGTGCCGGAGGACTGCTACATCGCCTCGTACGTGCACGGCTCGCTGCCGgcgagcgccgcgccggcggccgccgtGGCCATGGGCAAGTACGGGGCGCTGGTGGCGTGCCGGCTGGCGGAGCCCTGCGCCAAGGGCAGCCTGCGCGACGTGGGGCGGAAGCTGGCCCAGCACGTGGTGGGAATGGCCCCGCTCTCCGTCGGCTCCCCCGAGGACGAGCCCGGCGGCGAGACGGAGACCAGGATGCTGGCGCAGACCTTCCTGCTCGACCCCACCGTTACGCTGGGCCAGTTCATACAGCCGCGGCGCCTGGCCGTGCTGGACTTCGTGAGGTTCGAGtgcggggaggaggcagagcagccGCGAGCCGCGTAG
- the EEF1AKMT3 gene encoding EEF1A lysine methyltransferase 3, with protein sequence MALGPRGAPGGLAGAGAGAAAAAALALLPHDPALFADAFPEERRYRLCGRVLRIAQHHGARLGVAAPVWEAALALCEYFEEQRLDFQGKSVIELGAGTGIVGILAALLGGDVTITDLPVALEQIRENVRRNVPETLVPQPRVRALSWGLDHDTFPSGYDVVLGADIVYLPETFALLVGTLRHLCGPGSVAYLSSKMRREHGTGLFFETLLPQHFLVELVCRDDEQNINVYRVTWRPEG encoded by the exons ATGGCGCTGGG gcccaggggggcgcccggcggcctggcgggggccggggccggggccgcggccgcggccgccctcgcCCTGCTCCCCCACGACCCCGCGCTCTTCGCCGACGCCTTCCCCGAGGAGAGGCGCTACCGGCTCTGCGGCCGCGTCCTGCGCATCGCCCAGCACCACGGGGCGCGCCTCGGCGTGGCGGCGCCCGTCTGGGAGGCG GCCCTGGCCCTGTGCGAGTACTTCGAGGAGCAGCGCCTGGACTTCCAGGGCAAGAGCGTCATCGAGCTTGGTGCCGGCACCGGCATCGTGGGCATCCTCGCCGCGCTGCTGG GAGGCGACGTGACCATCACGGACCTGCCCGTGGCCTTGGAGCAGATCCGGGAGAACGTGAGGAGGAACGTGCCGGAGACGCTGGTGCCTCAGCCCCGCGTCCGCGCCCTCTCCTGGGGCCTCGACCACGACACCTTCCCCAGCGGCTACGACGTGGTGCTGGGCGCCGACATCGTGTACCTGCCGGAGACGTTTGCGCTGCTCGTGGGGACGCTGCGGCACCTCTGCGGGCCCGGCTCCGTTGCCTACCTCTCCTCCAAGATGCGGCGGGAGCACGGCACCGGCCTCTTCTTCGAGACGCTGCTGCCCCAGCACTTCCTCGTGGAGCTCGTCTGCCGCGATGACGAGCAGAACATCAACGTGTACAGGGTGACCTGGCGGCCCGAGGGCTGA
- the METTL1 gene encoding tRNA (guanine-N(7)-)-methyltransferase, with protein sequence MVAVCVWGGGGGGNKDNGEGRGLRRPRPRNGRGALGGGRGPFKAAGQRRSRDRKGRAVTSLPGARACRRAGAAMEAAPPQKRFYRQRAHSNPLADHTLRYPARPEDMDWAELYPAFFAPPAEGAAPPARVEFADVGCGYGGLLVELAPLFPRTLMLGLEIRVKVSDYVRDRIRALRAAQPGCYDNIACVRTNAMKHLPNFFRKGQLSKMFFLFPDPHFKRTKHKWRIISPTLLAEYGYVLRVGGLVYTITDVEEVHEWIVKHFSSHPLFEEVPLAELSGDPVVARLGTSTEEGKKVQRSGGKTFPAVFRRVEDPALREEA encoded by the exons ATGGtcgctgtgtgtgtgtggggggggggggggggggggaataaggATAacggggaggggcggggcctgcggaggccccgcccccgaAATGGGCGGGGCGCGCTGGGCGGTGGTCGCGGCCCCTTTAaggcggcggggcagcggcgctcGCGCGACCGGAAGGGCCGCGCGGTGACGTCTCTTCCGGGCGCCCGCGcgtgccgccgcgccggggccgccaTGGAGGCGGCGCCGCCGCAGAAGCGCTTCTACCGGCAGCGGGCGCACTCGAACCCGCTGGCCGACCACACGCTGCGCTA ccccgccaGGCCTGAGGACATGGACTGGGCCGAGCTGTACCCGGCCTTCTTCGCCCCGCCGGCCGAgggagcggcgccgccggcgcgcgtGGAGTTTGCCGACGTGGGCTGCGGCTACGGCGGGCTGCTGG TGGAGCTGGCGCCGCTCTTCCCCCGCACGCTCATGCTGGGGCTGGAGATCCGCGTGAAGGTGTCGGACTACGTGCGCGACCGGAtccgggcgctgcgggcggcccaGCCCGGCTGCTACGACAACATCGCCTGCGTCCGCACCAACGCCATGAAGCACCTGCCCAACTTCTTCCGCAAGGGCCAG CTCAGCAAGatgttcttcctcttccccgACCCTCACTTCAAGAGAACCAAGCACAAATGGCGAATCATCAGCCCCACGCTGCTGGCCGAGTACGGCTATGTGCTGCGCGTCGGG GGCCTCGTTTACACCATCACGGACGTGGAGGAGGTGCACGAGTGGATCGTGAAACACTTCAGCAGCCACCCGCTCTTCGAGGAAGTGCCGCTGGCCGAGCTG AGCGGCGACCCGGTCGTGGCCCGGCTGGGCACCTCCACGGAGGAGGGCAAGAAGGTGCAGCGCAGCGGCGGCAAGACCTTCCCGGCCGTGTTCCGGCGCGTCGAGGACCCGGCGCTGCGCGAGGAGGCGTGA
- the LOC134152120 gene encoding 25-hydroxyvitamin D-1 alpha hydroxylase, mitochondrial, producing MQIPPPTRWGAGLGAAGGGAAGQRGRGLPGSTWVPIKVPGGGGRAQSRPVPEAPAMPQSLRLPARAALLGRCLPELGAPRAAPSAARGPRGLAEMPGPSPAAFGYELLCRGGLRRLHELQLEGRARYGPVWKASFGPVLTVHVADAGLVEQVLRQEGPCPVRSHLSSWKDYRTCRGHACGLLTAEGEEWQRLRSLVGRHLLRPRAAEAYAGALDGVVADLLRRLQRQRDRHPQHLVPDVATEFYKFGLEGISSVLFGSRLGCLEQEVPRDTETFIRSINTMFVMTLLTMAMPRVLHRLFPKPWRTFCEAWDYMFAFAKGHVDRRLAEAAERLSRGDAAEGDHLTYHLAREKVPMKVIYGNVTELLLAGVDTISSTLSWSLYELARHPEVQAALRREIAAALGDGGTPAAQLARMPLLKAVVKETLRLYPVIPGNARVISDRDIRVGDYLIPRQTLITLCHYATSRDARLFPEPDAFRPERWLRRQPGRHPFASVPFGVGKRSCVGRRVAELEIHLALAQILRRFEVKPEPGGRPVKPMTRTLLVPETDINLRFLSC from the exons ATGCAAATCCCCCCCCCAACAAGGTGGGGGGCGGGGCTTGGCGcagcagggggcggggccgcggggcagagggggcggggcttgccCGGCTCCACGTGGGTGCCTATAAAGGTGcccggcggaggcggccgggcTCAGTCGAGGCCCGTCCCCGAGGCGCCCGCCATGCCGCAGAGCCTGCGCCTGCCCGCCCGGGCGGCCCTGCTGGGGCGCTGCCTGCCCGAGCtgggcgccccccgcgccgccccctccgccgcccgcggcccccgcggcctcGCCGAGATGCCGGGACCCAGCCCCGCCGCCTTCGGCTACGAGCTGCTCTGCCGCGGAGGCCTCCGGCGGCTCCACGAGCTGCAG CTGGAGGGCCGGGCGCGCTACGGGCCGGTGTGGAAGGCGAGCTTCGGGCCGGTGCTCACGGTGCACGTGGCGGACGCGGGGCTGGTGGAGCAGGTGCTGCGGCAGGAGGGTCCCTGCCCCGTGCGCTCCCACCTCTCCTCCTGGAAGGACTACCGGACGTGCCGCGGGCACGCGTGCGGGCTGCTCACCGC GGAGGGCGAGGAGTGGCAGCGCCTGCGCAGCCTGGTGGGCCGGCACCTGctgcggccccgcgcggccgaGGCCTACGCGGGCGCCCTCGACGGCGTCGTGGCCGACCTGCTGCGGCGCCTGCAGCGCCAGCGCGACCGCCACCCCCAGCACCTCGTCCCCGACGTCGCCACTGAGTTTTACAAGTTCGGCCTGGAAG GCATCTCCTCGGTGCTCTTCGGGTCGCGCCTGGGCTGCCTGGAGCAGGAGGTGCCGCGGGACACGGAGACCTTCATCCGCTCCATCAACACCATGTTCGTGATGACGCTGCTCACCATGGCCATGCCCCGCGTCCTGCACCGCCTCTTCCCCAAGCCCTGGAGGACCTTCTGCGAGGCCTGGGACTACATGTTCGCCTTCG CCAAGGGCCACGTCGACCGGCGCCTGGCGGAGGCGGCCGAGCGGCTCTCGCGGGGCGACGCGGCCGAGGGCGACCACCTCACCTACCACCTGGCCCGGGAGAAGGTGCCCATGAAGGTCATCTACGGCAACGTCACCGAGCTGCTGCTGGCCGGCGTGGACACG ATCTCCAGCACCTTGTCGTGGAGCTTGTACGAGCTGGCGCGGCACCCCGAGGTGCAGGCGGCCCTGCGCCGGGAGAtcgcggcggcgctgggcgaCGGCGGCACCCCGGCCGCCCAACTCGCCCGCATGCCCCTGCTCAAGGCCGTGGTGAAGGAGACACTCAG GTTGTACCCCGTCATTCCCGGCAACGCCCGCGTCATCTCCGACCGGGACATCCGCGTGGGAGACTACCTGATCCCCCGCCAG ACCCTCATCACGCTGTGCCACTACGCCACGTCCCGCGACGCCCGGCTCTTCCCGGAGCCCGACGCCTTCCGGCCGGAGCGCTGGCTGCGCCGCCAGCCCGGCCGTCACCCCTTCGCCTCGGTGCCCTTCGGCGTGGGCAAGCGCAGCTGCGTCGGCCGCCGCGTCGCCGAGCTGGAGATCCACCTGGCGCTGGCGCAG ATCCTGCGGCGCTTCGAGGTGAAGCCCGAGCCCGGCGGGCGCCCCGTGAAGCCCATGACGCGGACGCTGCTGGTGCCCGAGACGGACATCAACCTGCGGTTCCTGAGCTGCTGA
- the CDK4 gene encoding cyclin-dependent kinase 4: MAKEVREQYEPVAEIGVGAYGTVYKARDLQSGKFVALKNVRVQTTENGLPLSTVREVALLKRLEHFDHPNIVRLMDVCATARTERETKVTLVFEHVDQDLKTYLDKAPAPGLPLDTIKDLMRQFLRGLDFLHSNCIVHRDLKPENILVTSNGQVKLADFGLARIYSCQMALTPVVVTLWYRAPEVLLQSTYATPVDMWSVGCIFAEMFRRKPLFCGNSEADQLGKIFDMIGLPVEDDWPLDVALPRCAFTARPPQPVEGFVPEMEPLGTQLLLEMLTFNPYKRISAYDALRHLYLQERGGGEGPCRTGLGPGGPAAPPALTNSGIDPFSRGAGGVRRARAGAAAGECL, encoded by the exons ATGGCGAAGGAGGTGCGGGAGCAGTACGAGCCGGTGGCGGAGATCGGCGTGGGCGCCTACGGCACCGTCTACAAGGCGCGGGACCTGCAGAGCGGCAAGTTCGTGGCGCTGAAGAACGTGCGGGTGCAGACGACAGAGAACGGGCTGCCCCTGAGCACCGTGCGCGAGGTGGCCCTGCTCAAGCGCCTCGAGCACTTCGACCACCCCAACATCGTCCG GCTGATGGACGTCTGTGCCACGGCGCGGACGGAGCGCGAGACCAAGGTGACGCTGGTCTTCGAGCACGTGGACCAGGACCTGAAGACCTACCTGGACAAGGCGCCTGCGCCCGGGTTGCCGCTCGACACCATCAAG GACCTCATGCGGCAGTTCCTCCGTGGCCTCGACTTCCTGCACTCGAACTGCATCGTCCACCGGGACCTCAAGCCCGAGAACATCCTGGTGACCAGCAACGGGCAGGTCAAGCTGGCCGACTTTGGCCTGGCCCGCATCTACAGCTGCCAGATGGCCCTGACCCCTGTG GTGGTGACGCTGTGGTACCGGGCGCCCGAGGTGCTGCTCCAGTCGACCTACGCGACGCCCGTGGACATGTGGAGCGTGGGCTGCATCTTCGCCGAGATGTTCAGGCGGAA gCCCCTTTTCTGCGGTAACTCGGAGGCCGACCAGCTGGGCAAGATCTTCGA CATGATTGGGCTCCCCGTGGAGGACGACTGGCCCCTGGACGTGGCCCTGCCCCGCTGCGCGTTCACGGCCCGGCCCCCCCAGCCCGTCGAGGGCTTCGTCCCCGAGATGGAGCCGCTGGGgacccagctgctgctg GAGATGCTGACCTTCAACCCCTACAAGCGGATCTCCGCCTACGACGCACTGCGGCACCTTTACCTCcaggagcgcggcgggggcgagGGGCCGTGCAGGACTGGActcggccccggcggccccgcggcccccccagCGCTTACGAACTCGGGGATCGACCCCTTttcccgcggcgccgggggcgtGCGAAGGGCTcgcgcgggggctgccgccggTGAGTGCCTGTGA